GGCCAGCGATCGACGATTGAGGCTACATCTCCGGAGCGAGTGATGCCTCGAAAATTGCAATGCTGTCTCTGGTCCGACGCGCTGGAAGTTTGTGAAGAGTCGGCCCGGCAAATCGGCGAACCGGTCGGCTTAGGCTGCGAAAAAGGGTAGATGGCCGCGTTGCCGCGGTGGATCAACAGGCGGTGTCAGAAAGCCAAAGGCACACGTACACTATCGTGGCGCTTCGCAGGAGGTAGATGGGAGTAATCACCAGTGATTTTACCGGAACTTCGCTCAGCAAACACAGCCGGCAGGGTTTTGGAGATAACGACGACCACGGGATGTGTCGTAGGATGTTCATATTGTCCCCAGGACAAGTTCGCGGTCCGGCAAAGAAAAGTGTCTCATGCGAGTCATCTGGGTCTTGAAGATTTCAAGCGGTGTCTGGCCCGCGTACCGACTTCCGTCGACATTGGTTTTGCGGGATACTCCGAACCTTGGCTCAATCCGGACTGCACCGAAATGGTGGAGCACGCCTTCGCCAAAGGCCATGGCATCAGGATTTTTACGACGCTGGTGGGAATGAACGGGCAGGACCTGCAGCGATTGCAAGCCTTGCGCTTGGGCGTATTCGTGGTCCATGTTTTCGATGACGGCACCTACATGAACAGCCGCCTGGTCGGAGACAAGTATCGCGATCTGGTTCGTCAACTCGTCGACGCGGACATCCCCTTGATCCGATTCGTGGCCTTGGGCGAGCCCCACCCAGATATAGCCGACATTATTCCTACCGAAGCACTGATAAAAGCGCGGCCGGTGAGCAGTAGGGGTGGAAGCGTCGACCCTAAGATCGTTGCACCACGTCAGCCAGTGCTCGGAGCCCTAACCTGCGTGGACGAACGACAGTATCGGAATGTTCTTCTTCCAAACGGCGACGTCACCCTGTGCTCCATGGATTTTGAACGGAGTCACGTATTGGGCAACCTTCTATATGAGGGTTACTCCGATCTGTTTGAAAAGCCAGTTTTTCGCGAAATCGTCGACCGCATGAATGGAGCGGATGGTTTTCTGCTTTGCAGAATGTGTGAATTCGCCGATCCAAACGACCGGACCTGGGCGGATGCCGGCCGAGAGGGCGTGCCTGGCAATGCGGATGGCCCCACGACAAATGCACCTGCTCGCGACGCCATCGTGTTTTCGCGTGAGGCGCGGCAGTGGGCCTCGACCACATCGAAAGGGGTCTTCGGCTTCCAACCGAGCTTGTCGGCCTGCCTGCCTTGAGGTAACGCCGATCACAGGTCAACCTCGGTCGGACGGAAACAGCGTTCGTCGATCCCGATCAGCGCTTGATTACTTACTCACGGCCCACCTCGTCAACGCCTTCAGCCTCCCAGACGATCTCCTGTTCGACTCGCCTGAAGGCAGCAGCCCCAGCTGCGGCCGGGGATGGTTGCCGTCGCGGTAGTTGACGCTCTCGAAACCGATGCGGCCCTTCGCCAGCGCGTCTCCCGGTTGCTTCCGCCTGGCCTACGAACGGGCTTTCCGTCAAGGGGGTCCACGGCGGCCCCGCCCTTTTGATCCGGCGGCTCGGGCCAGTTATCGCGCAAGAGATCGGAATCCGCATTCTTCTCAAAGAGAGCGTGGCTTTCGCTGTGTCATCGGTCATCAAATAGTTTCTTGAATCAGGTTGGTGTCCGCAGCCCGAGGTTGAACGGCGAATATTGATGACCGCCGCGAAGCCGCTCGCTCGCTACGGCGCCATCGAGGAGCGCGCTCGCGAGCGGCTTCGCTACCGCCGAGCGACACAACCTCTGGCGACGCGACCCTGCTGATCTCCTTGGACCCATTCATTTGTGCGGAGGCGCTATGGGCAGCGATGGGTGGGTACGTCAACTACCTGATGCCATAGTATCGGTGCTTTCGCGGAAGGTTTAGAAGCCATCTTGTTGCAGC
This region of Mesorhizobium sp. M2A.F.Ca.ET.046.03.2.1 genomic DNA includes:
- a CDS encoding SPASM domain-containing protein; translation: MSHASHLGLEDFKRCLARVPTSVDIGFAGYSEPWLNPDCTEMVEHAFAKGHGIRIFTTLVGMNGQDLQRLQALRLGVFVVHVFDDGTYMNSRLVGDKYRDLVRQLVDADIPLIRFVALGEPHPDIADIIPTEALIKARPVSSRGGSVDPKIVAPRQPVLGALTCVDERQYRNVLLPNGDVTLCSMDFERSHVLGNLLYEGYSDLFEKPVFREIVDRMNGADGFLLCRMCEFADPNDRTWADAGREGVPGNADGPTTNAPARDAIVFSREARQWASTTSKGVFGFQPSLSACLP